One Microlunatus soli genomic window carries:
- a CDS encoding carbohydrate ABC transporter permease produces MTETMTMRAEVAETAERRAQRRSSRRREELTKIMFVVPAALVLILLFGYPLIKNIVMGFQDYGLKTFFTGQAPWVGLANYVTVVTDSLFSKAMINTALFTVGSIVGQFVIGMVLAIFFRRRFPLSGVLRALLLLPWLLPLIVSSATWRSILEQDSGPLNRVLQGVGITSDPIGWLSSPSVALFSVIMVNIWIGIPFNTTLLYSGLMDIPEELYEAGSLDGAGAWKSFWYITWPNLRAVVSVVLVLGVVYTIKVLDIILGLTGGGPANATQTLSTQSYQRSFVDFTFGQGAALSNILIIISLLFALFYLRSTRRAVDE; encoded by the coding sequence ATGACCGAGACGATGACGATGCGGGCCGAGGTGGCGGAGACCGCCGAGCGGCGAGCACAACGCCGCAGCTCGCGCCGGCGTGAGGAACTCACCAAGATCATGTTCGTGGTGCCGGCGGCCCTGGTGCTGATCCTGCTGTTCGGCTATCCACTGATCAAGAACATCGTGATGGGCTTCCAGGACTACGGCCTGAAGACCTTCTTCACCGGCCAAGCACCCTGGGTCGGGCTGGCCAACTACGTCACCGTGGTAACCGATTCACTGTTCTCCAAGGCCATGATCAACACCGCCCTTTTCACGGTCGGTTCGATCGTCGGCCAGTTCGTGATCGGCATGGTGCTGGCGATCTTCTTCCGCCGCCGGTTCCCGCTGTCCGGTGTGCTGCGCGCCCTGCTGCTGTTGCCGTGGTTGCTGCCGTTGATCGTCTCCAGCGCCACCTGGCGGTCGATTCTGGAACAGGACAGCGGACCGCTGAACCGGGTGCTGCAGGGGGTCGGTATCACCTCTGATCCGATCGGCTGGCTGAGTTCCCCGTCGGTCGCGCTGTTCTCCGTGATCATGGTGAACATCTGGATCGGCATCCCGTTCAACACCACGCTGCTGTACAGCGGTCTGATGGACATACCCGAGGAGCTGTACGAGGCCGGGTCGCTGGACGGCGCCGGGGCCTGGAAGTCATTCTGGTACATCACCTGGCCCAACCTGCGGGCGGTGGTCAGCGTGGTGCTGGTGCTCGGGGTGGTCTACACGATCAAGGTGCTGGACATCATCCTCGGTCTCACCGGCGGTGGCCCGGCGAACGCGACCCAGACGCTGTCCACCCAGTCCTACCAGCGGTCGTTCGTCGACTTCACCTTCGGCCAGGGGGCGGCGTTGAGCAACATCCTGATCATCATCTCGTTGCTGTTCGCGCTGTTCTACCTGCGATCGACCCGGCGAGCGGTGGATGAGTGA
- a CDS encoding LacI family DNA-binding transcriptional regulator, whose translation MTTMREVADRAGVSIATVSFVLNDTKPVTPATRERIETAMAELGFRRNAMARALASRRSHLLALAYPALEHKLGSTGMEFVTGAAAAAREMEYHLVLWPVSNDATELGELVADGLADGVLLMEVLLDDPRIEVLQRAGLPFSLIGRTADPDALDYVDIDFDQTMTIALDHLQELGHQRIALLQEGPLQRLLQSYGPKRRTRQAFRRMTRHRGLDVVVLDCPPTVGGGRQAVTRLVAEHPDLTAIMVQNEHAAAGVVSGLQSVGVAVPRDMSVLSFLTSPDMAMMSDPELTMLRAPGTALGDLGVRRLIDLVEAKPRPTEPAAPQLIPCELVAGETTAAAPSR comes from the coding sequence ATGACGACGATGCGCGAGGTGGCCGACCGGGCGGGCGTGTCGATCGCGACGGTTTCCTTCGTGCTGAACGACACCAAGCCGGTCACGCCGGCGACCCGGGAACGGATCGAGACGGCGATGGCCGAGCTCGGGTTCCGGCGCAACGCGATGGCGCGGGCACTGGCCAGTCGGCGCAGCCATCTGCTGGCGTTGGCCTACCCCGCCCTGGAGCACAAGCTGGGCAGCACCGGGATGGAGTTCGTCACCGGAGCCGCCGCGGCGGCCCGGGAGATGGAGTATCACCTGGTGCTGTGGCCGGTGAGCAACGACGCCACCGAGCTCGGTGAGCTGGTCGCCGACGGACTGGCCGACGGTGTGTTGCTGATGGAGGTGCTGTTGGACGACCCGCGGATCGAGGTGCTGCAGCGCGCCGGGCTGCCGTTCTCGCTGATCGGCAGGACCGCCGACCCGGACGCACTGGACTACGTCGACATCGACTTCGACCAGACCATGACGATCGCCCTGGATCACCTGCAGGAGCTCGGGCATCAGCGGATCGCGCTACTACAGGAGGGCCCGTTGCAGCGTCTGCTGCAGAGCTACGGGCCGAAGCGGCGGACCCGGCAGGCGTTCCGGCGGATGACCCGGCACCGCGGGCTCGACGTCGTCGTCCTGGACTGCCCGCCGACGGTCGGCGGCGGTCGTCAGGCAGTGACCCGGCTGGTCGCCGAACACCCCGACCTGACCGCGATCATGGTGCAGAACGAACACGCCGCTGCGGGCGTGGTGTCCGGTCTGCAGTCGGTCGGAGTCGCCGTGCCACGGGACATGTCGGTGCTCTCGTTCCTGACCTCACCGGACATGGCGATGATGTCGGATCCGGAGCTGACGATGCTGCGGGCCCCGGGGACGGCGCTCGGCGATCTCGGCGTCCGGCGGCTGATCGATCTGGTCGAGGCCAAGCCCCGACCGACGGAGCCCGCCGCACCGCAGCTGATCCCGTGCGAACTGGTGGCGGGCGAGACAACCGCTGCCGCACCCTCGAGATAG
- a CDS encoding single-stranded DNA-binding protein yields the protein MDARVTISGNVGGPVELFTTPTGKSRAVFRLACTPRFQRQGSWTDDQTIWMRITCWRNLADNVAESVNKGDPLIVTGKLRSAVWDDDDGHHQRLEIDADIVGHDLKRGVAVFRRVARTDDPEDADSAEQDPQELAGEPDALAAV from the coding sequence ATGGACGCACGGGTCACCATCAGCGGAAACGTCGGCGGACCGGTGGAGTTGTTCACCACCCCGACCGGCAAGTCACGAGCGGTCTTCCGACTGGCGTGTACGCCGCGGTTCCAGCGACAGGGCAGCTGGACCGACGACCAGACGATCTGGATGCGCATCACCTGTTGGCGCAACCTCGCCGACAACGTCGCCGAGAGCGTCAACAAGGGCGACCCGCTGATCGTGACCGGCAAGCTACGCAGCGCGGTCTGGGATGACGATGACGGCCATCACCAGCGGCTGGAGATCGACGCCGACATCGTCGGGCATGACCTGAAACGCGGGGTGGCGGTGTTCCGCCGGGTGGCCCGCACCGACGACCCCGAGGACGCCGACAGTGCCGAGCAGGATCCGCAGGAGTTGGCCGGGGAGCCGGACGCGCTGGCCGCCGTCTGA
- a CDS encoding carbohydrate ABC transporter permease, with protein MRATSATRRGVDTVIGIVILALMLFPVYWMINASLQRSGNTLTAGFLPLDPTFANYAKAIVEQGRNLVVSLIIALGTVIFSLAVATPCAYALAKFRFRWINVALLAILISQMIPGIVITNALYTAYVQIGLLNSIPGLVLANSTASIPFAILIMRSFMLGIPSAVVEAARVDGAGYLRSFLSIVVPISRNSLITAALFSFLFSWSDFLFALTLTTTSQIRPVTLGIYEYLGTQVQNWGTVMATAVLSAIPAIVLLIAAQKYIAAGAAGGAVK; from the coding sequence ATGAGAGCCACCTCCGCCACCCGACGTGGCGTCGACACCGTGATCGGAATCGTGATCCTGGCACTGATGCTGTTCCCGGTCTACTGGATGATCAACGCATCCCTGCAGCGGTCCGGCAACACCCTGACCGCCGGCTTCCTGCCACTCGACCCGACCTTCGCCAACTACGCCAAGGCGATCGTCGAACAGGGGCGCAATCTGGTCGTCAGTCTGATCATCGCGCTCGGCACGGTGATCTTCAGTCTCGCGGTGGCGACACCGTGCGCGTACGCGCTGGCCAAGTTCCGCTTCCGCTGGATCAACGTCGCGCTGCTGGCGATTCTGATCTCCCAGATGATCCCGGGCATCGTGATCACCAATGCGCTGTACACCGCCTACGTCCAGATCGGACTGCTGAACTCGATCCCCGGTCTGGTGCTGGCCAACTCGACCGCATCGATCCCGTTCGCGATCCTGATCATGCGTTCCTTCATGCTCGGGATCCCGTCGGCGGTGGTCGAGGCGGCCCGGGTCGACGGCGCCGGCTATCTGCGGTCGTTCCTGTCGATCGTGGTGCCGATCAGCCGCAACTCGCTGATCACCGCGGCGTTGTTCAGTTTCCTCTTCTCCTGGAGTGACTTCCTGTTCGCCCTGACCCTGACCACCACCTCCCAGATCCGTCCCGTGACGCTGGGAATCTATGAATATCTCGGCACCCAGGTGCAGAACTGGGGCACCGTGATGGCCACCGCCGTACTGTCGGCGATCCCGGCCATCGTGCTGCTGATCGCAGCGCAGAAGTACATCGCCGCCGGCGCCGCCGGCGGTGCCGTCAAATGA
- a CDS encoding SulP family inorganic anion transporter, translated as MTSRTLLARLDLRDLLPHRTDYDLRPRTVVSDLVAGVTVGVVALPLALAFGVSSGVGPAAGLVTAVIAGIVAAVFGGSRFQVSGPTGAMAVVLAPIVAQHGVMSIALVTVLGGLLVLLLGLARLGRVVTYLPWPVVEGFTLGIAAIIFLQQVPAAVGVKGAVGGNTLVAAVRSVLAAVRAGESRMLWTLLVVLVVAVLMVVLPRLHGALPASLVAVAVVTAGAEITQLPIARIGALPDTLPTPVLPGFTAATIGDVFGAAVAVAALAAIESLLSARVAASMAPGGSVYAPDRELVGQGLASVASGLFGGMPATGAIARTAVNVRSGARTRLAAVIHALVVLAVIYLATGPVARIPMAALAGVLMVTACRMVVVSTVRAILRSTRADALTFAITAVITVAFDLIEAVQIGLVVAGFFALRRVARGSSVQREPLPGPAEPGDEHIALFRLEGAMFFGASDRVLTAVTDASTRGGIVVTILRLSQLRMVDATGAKALADLVAALERRGITVLVKGVQHRHRRLMHTVGVLGRLRHSDHLFDSLADAVGHARSHVHRHGRGTDIPQLDGRRPHP; from the coding sequence GTGACGTCGCGAACCCTGCTGGCCCGGCTGGATCTGCGCGACCTGCTGCCGCACCGCACCGACTACGACCTGCGTCCCCGTACGGTCGTCTCCGACCTCGTCGCAGGTGTCACCGTTGGCGTGGTCGCCCTTCCGTTGGCGCTCGCGTTCGGGGTGAGTTCGGGTGTCGGACCGGCGGCTGGTCTGGTGACAGCGGTGATCGCCGGGATCGTCGCCGCCGTGTTCGGCGGTTCGCGTTTCCAGGTCTCCGGACCGACCGGTGCGATGGCGGTGGTGTTGGCTCCGATCGTCGCCCAGCACGGGGTGATGTCGATCGCCCTGGTGACGGTGCTCGGTGGGCTGCTGGTGCTGCTGCTCGGACTGGCACGCCTCGGCCGGGTGGTGACCTACCTTCCGTGGCCGGTCGTCGAAGGGTTCACCCTGGGGATCGCGGCGATCATCTTCCTTCAGCAGGTGCCCGCGGCGGTCGGTGTGAAGGGCGCCGTCGGTGGGAACACCCTGGTGGCGGCGGTGCGGTCCGTTCTCGCAGCCGTGCGAGCCGGCGAATCCCGGATGCTGTGGACGTTGCTCGTCGTCCTGGTGGTGGCGGTCCTGATGGTCGTTCTGCCACGTCTGCACGGCGCGCTGCCGGCCTCTCTGGTCGCGGTGGCCGTTGTCACCGCCGGTGCCGAGATCACGCAGTTGCCGATCGCTCGGATCGGTGCCTTGCCCGATACCCTGCCGACGCCGGTTCTCCCCGGCTTCACTGCAGCGACGATCGGCGACGTGTTCGGTGCAGCGGTCGCCGTTGCTGCATTGGCCGCGATCGAATCCTTGCTGTCGGCACGGGTCGCCGCATCGATGGCCCCCGGCGGCTCGGTCTACGCACCGGACCGGGAACTGGTGGGGCAGGGGCTGGCGTCCGTCGCATCCGGGCTCTTCGGCGGGATGCCTGCCACCGGTGCGATTGCCCGGACCGCGGTCAACGTGCGATCCGGTGCGCGGACGCGGCTCGCGGCGGTCATCCATGCGCTCGTCGTCCTCGCCGTGATCTACCTCGCCACCGGCCCGGTCGCGCGGATCCCGATGGCGGCTCTGGCCGGAGTCCTGATGGTCACCGCGTGCCGGATGGTCGTCGTGAGCACGGTGCGGGCGATCCTGCGCTCGACCCGGGCCGACGCGCTGACCTTCGCGATCACAGCCGTCATCACCGTCGCTTTCGACCTCATCGAGGCTGTGCAGATCGGGTTGGTGGTGGCCGGCTTCTTCGCGTTGCGTCGGGTCGCGCGCGGATCGTCGGTCCAGCGGGAACCCCTGCCCGGACCGGCCGAACCCGGTGACGAGCACATCGCGCTGTTCCGACTCGAGGGTGCGATGTTCTTCGGGGCGTCGGATCGGGTGCTGACGGCGGTGACCGACGCATCCACCCGTGGCGGGATCGTCGTGACCATCCTGCGTCTGTCCCAGCTGCGGATGGTCGACGCCACCGGCGCCAAGGCACTGGCCGACCTCGTCGCCGCGTTGGAACGCCGGGGCATCACCGTGCTCGTCAAGGGCGTCCAGCACCGCCATCGCCGGCTGATGCACACGGTGGGTGTGCTCGGCAGGCTCAGGCACAGCGACCATCTGTTCGACTCCTTGGCCGACGCCGTCGGCCATGCCCGGTCCCACGTGCACCGCCACGGTCGGGGCACCGACATCCCTCAGCTTGACGGCCGGCGGCCACATCCCTGA
- a CDS encoding sugar ABC transporter substrate-binding protein: MIGHHTIRRGIGRDPIHAGRRRRIGGLIVLLLALPFLIGGCAKIDPGPNTLSILDYYNDEPDHSLTQKGLDRCARQVGVGLQRESVPGESLIQKTLQRAASKTLPDVLMLDNPDVQQIAETGALRPLNDYGITGNGFAPGIMSATSYQGKIYGLAPVVNTLGIFYNKEMLAKAGVEPPQTWAELRAASKKLTGKGHYGLAFSADASYEGAWQFLPPMWTNGGDETDLRTPQVTQALQLWTDLVDDGSASKSVVNWGQGDVNDQFMAGKAAMMVNGPWNIPTLNEEQKLKWGVVQFPVNKAGQQPVAPLGGEAWSVPVTGNEEKQAKAAKFVACLNDDQSQLAWAKSRYTVPTRTALLPRYEKAMPEMTPFARQVQNARSRTGKLGTRWPEVATTIYTGIQLALTGQASPRDAFAKAGK, translated from the coding sequence ATGATCGGGCACCACACGATCAGGCGCGGGATCGGGCGCGACCCGATCCACGCCGGCCGACGACGCCGGATCGGCGGACTGATCGTCCTGCTGCTGGCGCTGCCGTTCCTGATCGGCGGCTGCGCCAAGATCGATCCGGGCCCGAACACGTTGAGCATCCTGGACTACTACAACGACGAGCCCGATCACTCGCTGACCCAGAAGGGCCTCGACCGCTGCGCTCGTCAGGTCGGCGTCGGTCTGCAGCGCGAGTCGGTGCCGGGGGAGAGCCTGATCCAGAAAACCCTGCAGCGGGCAGCATCCAAGACGCTCCCGGACGTCTTGATGTTGGACAATCCCGACGTCCAGCAGATCGCCGAGACCGGAGCCCTGCGGCCGCTGAACGACTACGGCATCACCGGCAACGGCTTCGCCCCGGGGATCATGTCGGCGACGTCGTACCAGGGCAAGATCTACGGCCTGGCGCCGGTGGTCAACACGCTCGGCATCTTCTACAACAAGGAGATGCTGGCCAAGGCCGGCGTCGAGCCACCGCAGACCTGGGCCGAGCTCCGCGCGGCGTCGAAGAAGCTCACCGGCAAGGGACACTACGGCCTCGCGTTCAGCGCCGACGCCTCGTACGAGGGAGCCTGGCAGTTCCTGCCGCCGATGTGGACCAACGGCGGCGACGAGACCGATCTGCGGACCCCACAGGTCACCCAGGCGCTGCAACTGTGGACCGATCTGGTCGACGACGGCTCCGCATCGAAGTCAGTGGTCAACTGGGGCCAGGGTGACGTCAATGATCAGTTCATGGCGGGCAAGGCGGCGATGATGGTCAACGGCCCGTGGAACATCCCCACCCTGAACGAGGAGCAGAAGCTGAAGTGGGGCGTGGTGCAGTTCCCGGTCAACAAGGCGGGCCAGCAGCCGGTCGCACCACTGGGCGGCGAGGCCTGGTCGGTGCCGGTCACCGGGAACGAGGAGAAGCAGGCCAAGGCGGCGAAGTTCGTCGCCTGCCTGAACGATGATCAATCCCAACTGGCGTGGGCCAAGTCCCGCTACACGGTGCCGACCAGGACGGCGCTGCTACCCCGCTACGAGAAGGCGATGCCGGAGATGACGCCGTTCGCCCGGCAGGTGCAGAACGCCCGCAGCCGGACCGGCAAGTTGGGCACCCGATGGCCGGAGGTGGCGACCACGATCTACACCGGCATCCAGCTCGCGCTGACCGGGCAGGCGTCGCCGCGCGATGCCTTCGCCAAGGCAGGGAAGTGA
- a CDS encoding PrsW family intramembrane metalloprotease, with protein MSVAQNNQARRKAARSGLPAVADLSQPLPKRMITSRMFWVTVALLILYAACLVLLYRQVVPDQKVPGGRLIGLGHEAVPISAKYAAFTAVPLSLLFLWLDRFKPWRFWVWLMVFLWGACVATFFAAQINSWAASHLSIIGDGDPATGSRAAIYVAPWVEEFAKATALFWVAILMRYRWVSRLSGIALAGLAGAGFAFVENILYYGRVYRYAANTFGQVEPEQALQGLFLQRGVLTFFGHPLFTSMTGIGLAIGLRSKSKVVRVIAPLAGFCAAAFLHMSFNTAATLVQGNQLLLTYLFVALPALLAMIIFIVRQEFREGRLIRERLTDYARVGWVPTGDVLPMSRLRTRLRALWQSLFRGGHAPLATLRVQRAETELAYLRDSMTRGLIDDAGLEREKFLLSRIRAARGAAVIQPEARADYGRIRELFGRRRAIPSYAPPSYPGPAGIGGSMPAPGTAPIGPAATQYSKVDPNWKPPGE; from the coding sequence GTGTCGGTAGCCCAGAACAACCAGGCGCGACGGAAGGCTGCCCGTTCGGGTCTGCCGGCGGTCGCCGACCTGTCGCAGCCGTTGCCGAAGCGGATGATCACCAGCCGGATGTTCTGGGTGACCGTGGCGTTGCTGATCCTGTACGCCGCCTGCCTGGTGCTGCTCTACCGCCAGGTGGTGCCGGACCAGAAGGTGCCGGGCGGCCGGCTGATCGGCCTGGGTCACGAGGCGGTGCCGATCTCGGCGAAGTACGCCGCCTTCACCGCGGTGCCGCTGTCGCTGCTGTTCCTGTGGCTTGACCGCTTCAAGCCGTGGCGGTTCTGGGTCTGGCTGATGGTGTTCCTCTGGGGTGCCTGCGTGGCCACCTTCTTCGCCGCCCAGATCAACAGCTGGGCGGCCTCCCATCTGTCGATCATCGGCGACGGAGACCCGGCGACCGGATCCCGCGCGGCCATCTATGTCGCACCCTGGGTCGAGGAGTTCGCCAAGGCCACCGCACTCTTCTGGGTGGCGATCCTGATGCGCTACCGCTGGGTCAGCCGGCTCAGCGGCATCGCCCTGGCCGGGCTGGCCGGCGCCGGTTTCGCCTTCGTGGAGAACATCCTCTACTACGGGCGCGTCTACCGGTACGCCGCCAATACCTTCGGCCAGGTCGAACCGGAGCAGGCGCTGCAGGGCCTGTTCCTGCAGCGCGGTGTGCTGACCTTCTTCGGTCACCCCCTCTTCACCTCGATGACCGGCATCGGGCTGGCGATCGGGCTGCGCTCCAAGAGCAAGGTCGTCCGGGTCATCGCGCCGCTGGCCGGCTTCTGCGCCGCGGCGTTCCTGCACATGAGCTTCAACACCGCTGCCACCCTGGTGCAGGGCAATCAACTGCTGTTGACCTACCTCTTCGTGGCGCTGCCCGCGCTGCTGGCGATGATCATCTTCATCGTCCGGCAGGAATTCCGAGAAGGCCGACTGATCCGGGAGCGGCTCACCGACTACGCACGGGTCGGCTGGGTGCCGACCGGCGACGTGCTGCCGATGTCGCGGCTGCGGACCCGGCTGCGGGCGCTGTGGCAGTCGTTGTTCCGTGGTGGGCATGCGCCGTTGGCGACCTTGCGGGTCCAACGAGCCGAGACCGAGTTGGCCTACCTGCGGGACTCGATGACCCGCGGTCTGATCGACGACGCGGGCCTGGAGCGGGAGAAGTTCCTGCTCTCCCGGATCCGTGCCGCACGCGGCGCAGCCGTCATCCAGCCCGAGGCTCGCGCCGACTACGGCCGGATCCGGGAGCTGTTCGGCCGGCGGCGTGCGATCCCGTCCTACGCACCGCCGAGCTACCCCGGCCCGGCCGGCATCGGCGGCTCGATGCCCGCACCGGGAACGGCCCCGATCGGGCCCGCCGCCACCCAGTACTCCAAGGTCGACCCGAACTGGAAACCGCCGGGGGAGTAG
- a CDS encoding ArsR/SmtB family transcription factor codes for MDTQPLYGIKAELFKALAHPARIQILEVLAADPESTAPVAQLLGATGAEPSALSQHLAVLKKAGVVESRRAANAVFYRLTEPLVAELLGVARAFLLRRLAGGDTSPDLLAAARELPALPGASARSVLDAIRSGAATADEPEDGR; via the coding sequence GTGGACACTCAGCCGCTGTACGGGATCAAGGCCGAACTCTTCAAGGCGTTGGCCCATCCGGCCCGCATCCAGATCCTCGAGGTGCTTGCCGCGGACCCGGAGTCGACGGCTCCGGTGGCGCAACTGCTCGGTGCCACCGGAGCCGAGCCGTCGGCGCTCTCCCAACATCTCGCGGTACTCAAGAAGGCGGGTGTTGTGGAGTCCCGACGCGCCGCCAACGCGGTGTTCTATCGGCTGACCGAGCCGTTGGTCGCCGAACTGCTCGGCGTTGCCCGGGCGTTCCTGCTGCGACGACTGGCCGGCGGCGACACGAGCCCCGACCTGCTCGCGGCGGCCCGGGAACTGCCCGCGCTGCCGGGCGCGAGCGCCCGTTCGGTGCTGGACGCGATCAGGTCCGGCGCGGCCACGGCTGATGAGCCCGAGGACGGCCGGTGA